One Carassius gibelio isolate Cgi1373 ecotype wild population from Czech Republic chromosome B18, carGib1.2-hapl.c, whole genome shotgun sequence DNA segment encodes these proteins:
- the bbs2 gene encoding Bardet-Biedl syndrome 2 protein homolog — MLVPIFTLKLNHKINPRMVAIGKYDGIHPCLTAATQAGKVFIHNPHTRGQRPAAQRLSQSTQDSDISLLNINQAVSCLTAGTLGPKTTGHTLLVGSQTNLLAYDVHDNTDIFYKEVTDGANAIVLGKLGDIQSPLAIIGGNCALQGFDFEGNDQFWTVTGDNVRSLVLCDFTADGKNELLVGSEDFDIRVFREDELVTEMAENETVTSLCHMHGSRFGYALANGTVGVYDRTARYWRIKSKNHAMSIHAFDLNADGVVELITGWSNGKIDARSDRTGEVIFKDNFSSSVAGVVEGDYRMDGQIQLICTSVEGEVRGYLPASKEMKGNLMDASVEQDLIRELSQRKQNLMLELRNYEENAKALPGVSEGESKMGVIPANTQLQTALSVRRATESQRAHIELNISTPNETIIRAVLIFAEGIFEGESHVVHPSAQNLSGCVRVPIIPPKDIPVDLHIKAFVGGKTSTQFHVFEITRQLPRFSMYDLNVDPSAVQPTGKVTFSINDRPQRVVMWLNQNFLLAEGIDSPDIIFTALRGGGLLKINMQPSGEITLRTDDIDLAGDLVQSLASFLAIEDLQADADFPIYFKELRATLIEVDEFHSVHQKLTAAMADHSNYIRNMLVQAEDARLMGDWRNMKKRYIELYDLNRDLINEYKIRSNNHNALLARLKSVNQAIQRAGRLRVGKPKTQVIAACRDAIKNNNINALFKIMKAGTASS, encoded by the exons ATGTTAGTGCCCATCTTCACCCTTAAACTGAACCATAAAATTAACCCTCGCATGGTTGCCATTGGAAAATATGATGGGATACACCCATGCCTCACAGCCGCCACGCAAGCAGGGAAG GTTTTTATCCATAACCCTCACACTCGAGGCCAGAGGCCAGCAGCCCAGCGGCTGAGTCAGAGTACCCAGGACTCAGATATCTCACTCCTCAATATCAACCAGGCTGTGAGCTGTCTGACGGCTGGTACTCTGGGGCCCAAAACCACAGGACACACGCTACTCGTTGGCTCTCAAACCAACCTGTTGGCCTACGACGTTCATGACAACACTGACATCTTCTACAAGGAG GTGACTGATGGGGCCAATGCCATTGTTCTGGGAAAACTAGGAGATATCCAGTCCCCCCTCGCCATCATTGGAGGAAATTGTGCTCTGCAAGGTTTTGACTTTGAGGGAAATGACCAGTTCTGGACA gtcactGGGGATAATGTGCGATCACTTGTGCTTTGTGACTTCACTGCAGACGGCAAGAATGAA CTTCTTGTTGGTTCAGAGGACTTTGACATCAGGGTGTTTAGAGAGGACGAACTAGTGACTGAAATGGCAGAAAATGAG ACAGTCACGTCCCTTTGTCACATGCACGGCAGCAGGTTTGGTTATGCTCTGGCCAATGGGACAGTCGGAGTGTATGACCGCACTGCCCGCTACTGGAGGATCAAG TCTAAAAATCACGCTATGAGTATCCATGCCTTCGATCTTAACGCTGATGGTGTTGTTGAGCTCATTACTGGGTGGTCCAATGGAAAG ATTGATGCTCGCAGTGATCGCACTGGTGAGGTGATCTTCAAGGATAATTTCTCATCCTCTGTGGCTGGGGTTGTTGAGGGAGACTACCGCATGGATGGACAGATCCAGCTTATATGCACCTCTGTGGAGGGCGAAG TACGTGGCTATCTGCCTGCAAGTAAGGAGATGAAGGGAAACCTAATGGATGCAAGTGTAGAACAAGACCTGATCAGGGAGCTGAGCCAACGTAAACAGAACTTGATGCTGGAATTACGAAACTATGAGGAAAATGCTAAG GCTCTTCCTGGTGTTTCTGAGGGGGAATCTAAGATGGGAGTAATTCCAGCCAACACGCAGCTCCAGACAGCCTTGTCTGTACGAAGAGCTACAGAGAGCCAGAGAGCACACATAGAGCTCAACATCTCCACTCCAAATG AAACCATCATTAGGGCCGTGCTGATATTTGCTGAAGGGATTTTTGAAGGCGAGAGTCATGTGGTTCATCCAAGTGCTCAAAATCTCTCCGGCTGTGTCCGTGTCCCCATCATTCCTCCAAAAGACATTCCAGTGGACCTTCACATTAAAGCCTTTGTGGGAGGGAAGACAAG TACACAGTTCCACGTGTTTgagatcacacgtcagctgccTCGCTTCTCTATGTATGACCTTAACGTTGACCCCTCAGCCGTGCAACCCACAGGAAAAGTCACATTCAGTATCAATGACAGACCACAGAGG GTGGTTATGTGGCTAAACCAGAACTTTCTGCTGGCCGAGGGCATAGACAGTCCAGATATTATATTCACTGCACTACGTGGAGGAGGTCTACTGAAAATCAACATGCAGCCTAGTGGAGAG ATCACCCTGAGAACAGATGACATTGATCTTGCAGGAGATCTGGTCCAGTCGCTTGCCTCTTTTCTGGCTATAGAAGACTTACAGGCTGATGCTGACTTTCCTATCTACTTCAAAGAGCTACGTGCCACTCTCATTGAG GTGGATGAGTTTCACTCGGTGCATCAAAAGCTCACAGCAGCAATGGCAGATCATTCCAACTACATAAGAAACATGCTGGTGCAGGCAGAAGATGCCAGACTCATGGGTGATTG gAGAAACATGAAGAAACGCTACATTGAGCTTTATGACCTCAACAGAGATCTGATTAATGAATATAAAATCAGATCTAATAATCACAACGCCCTTCTTGCCCGACTAAAATCAGTTAACCAGGCCATACAAAGGGCAGGGAGACTGAGAG TGGGAAAACCCAAAACTCAGGTTATCGCTGCCTGTCGGGATGCCATCAAGAACAACAACATCAATGCTCTTTTCAAGATCATGAAAGCAGGGACTGCCTCGTCCTGA